The window AGCCCCCTCTCCCACCTGGAGTCATTGAAAGTGTGCCATTCGCCTGTCACTGGACTTCGGCAGTAGGCTGTATAATGGCCGCCCATGGTGGTTCCGGAGTGATTGGACACAGCATACAGGTTGTAAACAGCGTGGTCTGGGGAGGAAATGCAAGGCATTGAGTCCAGGGGCACTCTCTATGGCCCtattccctcctcctgcctcttcttCCCAATGTTTTGCTAACTCATGTTAGCTTCCTGCCATTTCCTTGCTTCCCATCTGTATCTTAGACACTGTGCCCTGATTCTTCACTTCTTGAAGATACTCACTGGTGTTTTCTGAGGCAAATTCTCTCAAGTCCAGGTCTCTTAGTGGGAAATTCACAAATGTTGTGAGCTTGCTGGTTCGTATCCTGGATTCTGAGAACCGCTTCAGGTCTGGGATTGATGAGTTAAGGACAGACGGCATGGCAAGAACAGAGGCAACTAGATGAGACCACACAAGCAACTGCACCTTCCTCAGGAAGCAGAAAAGCAAACACAAGGAAGTCTACAAGTTTCAAATTTTCCTACTCTGCTCCCCCCACCAAAATTTTGGTGATTTTTGATGATCTCTTTGTCATCGGTCATTCTCATAAGTCAGGTCcctgctaggtgcagtggcacaggaggtcgaggcaggaggactgctatttcagtcagcctcagcaacttagaggagaccctgtctctaaataaaatttaaaaagggctagggccAGGTGCAGCAgtgcaagtctgtaatcccagtggctcaggaggatgagataagagaatcacaagttcaaagccagcctcagtaatggcgaggtgcaaagcaattcagtgagatcctgtctctaaataaaatacaaaataggactggggatgtgtctcagtggtcgagtgccactgagttcaatcccaagtactcccccaacccccccccccaaaaaaaaaagccaaggccCAGGGACCTTAAGGATACGGAGCACCAAGATCTTTGGGAACCTCTGGATGGAGAATTTCTTTATACATCTTTTTCTGGCTCGGCAGCGACAGCATGTCTGAAAGACAAGATAAACAGAGCTAAAGAACCTGTGGGAGAAATCAAAGGGCAAGTCTAGTAACTCCTCGGCTGGACCTTTCCCAGAGAAGTCTCATGGAAATATGTTGTTGCTGTCACCAAAGGATGACTTACTGGCTTTTCATCACCATCAAGCACATCCTCTTTGGTGAAGAGCCTCATGCAGTCCATTAGTGTTACCTCAGGATAACCTcgctggagagaaaaaaaagtaaaggtcaGCTGTTGATGACATGGAAGGACAGGAGAGAGCTCCAAACGTGGGGCAACAGTAGTGCGTACCTTAGCAATGGGCAGTGAGAGGTCCCAGAAGGGATCAAAGACTGTAGAGCAGTAACCACAGTCGGTACATGTCAGGGAGCTCTTTAGCTGCCCAACAAAGAGATCTGGGAAGAGAAGGTCAGGAGATGCTGAACACGGAGGGTGCACACAGTCTTCTCACTGTTCCTGCCTCAGTTTGTTGGATGTGGGCAGAAGCAGAGTTCCCCGCAGAATGAATCttaaggcttttcttttttgcagtgctggtgggacccagggcttcacacgtgctaggcaagtgctcccccACTGGGCTGACCACAGATCTACtcagggcttttctttcttttttttttttttgagagaattttaatatttattttttagttttcagcggacacaacatctttgtttgtatgtggtgctgaggatcgaacccgggccgcacgcatgccaggcgagcgcgctacggcttgagccacatccccagcccatactcAGGGCTTTTCATGCTCCGCTCAGGTGAAACAGGTTACAATAAGACAGCCATTTTTTCCGTCTGTGCACTTACCCCCAATCCGACTGTCTTCTCGTTCTAGATATTTCCTCCACATCTGTCGCCCTTTTTCATCATCACTGGGaaccaaagaaggaagaaaactggGTCAGAGCTCTAACCATGTTAAGCTTAAGGGTATGTCAATGTGGATCTTTGATCTTCAAAAGCAAATCTGGTTCTCCCCAAAATCATTTGCCCCAAAGAAACAGGCTGAAAATTCAAGTTCACAAAAGGTTTGTTTCCCTATAGCATCCTCCCTACTTACGGGAGATGATCAAGGTTCTCAGGGTTGGACTTAGGCCTCACTGTCACTCGGTTCACCTCATTGTGGAGCCCATCCAGAAGAAAGCGGAGGAACTCCTGAGCATCCTGCTGACTAACCCAGAGAAAAAAGTGTGAGCAACACTTCTGTATCAAGACTCTGCTCTTGCTGCCACCCACCTTGGGAGGACATGTTTGCAGGGCCCTTACTTATAACCAACGAAGCGTGGTGCATATCTCTGGATCTGGGTCTTGAACTCAGAAGGGCTCACCACATCATTGGGGGATGAAGTCCATATGGTCTGGATTAGTTTTGCAAACTCTGTTGGaagaagagagcagagaaagGGTGTGGAGGGCAGGTGAGATATTTTCTATAAGAAACTCAAACTAGAATCCCAACAAAAAGTAGGCAAAGACAGAAAAGTAGAGAGGTATTTCTAAAACACAACTATTTGCACTATTAGAGTGGAGTGTAAAAAGCATCAAGTGAGGAAGCAGGGCCATGTCCATGCACGGTTCCTCACCTTCCATGAGGGTTGTGTGTGCATTGCTGGTGTGGCTGAGGTCCCGCATATAGAGCCTCTGGAGGCAGTAATCTCTCAGCTCCCGGGTGTTGCTCAGGCACTGCAGAATCGAGTTCATGAAGCACTGCAAGAGATGATCCAGAAAATCAGCGGGTACCACAGTATCGaccttaaatgtcccccaaaggttagAAACTTGGACCCCAGCCCATGGTGCTGGACATTTTAAGTGGGGCTCTAGGGGAGGTCTTTAGGTTACTGGGAATACAcccttgaaggggactgtgggaccccagtctcttttctctttcgtgtcctggccatgaggtgagtggttttgctttaccatgttcctgccatgatgtgctgcctcactgtAAGCTCAAATAGGGCCAATTAATTgttcatgaactgaaacctctgtgAGCCAAAAACCGTGTTGTCTTTATAAGCTGATTTATCTCTGGTATATATTTATCTATACAGTGGGGGAGATCAAACTTTTATGTGGCATCTCTATTACTTAGCACCAAAGGCTCTTTGTTTTCATGTACCCAGAAATGAACTTCTTACAGCCTcaagtttctctttttctatgtGAAAGGGGTGAAGTAAAGCAAATTGCTACTATTGACCCAGGAGACATAACTGGTTGTTTACAACTGAGGTGAGTAAAAGGGAGTGGGTACGCTGGACAGAAGGGGTGGGAAGCAATGGGTATCCTCAAGGAGAAGGATCCAGGAGAGGAGCAAGCTGACAGTTAAAAGGGGAACTTCCTTTTGGCAGTGCTTCCTGCTGGGGGCGGGTGAGGCAGAGCCTAGCAATTCTATGAAACACTCGCCAGGAAGGACAGGTACCAACTGCCCTAGAGGGCAGGGAGTCAGTTGGAGCCAGGAAGGGACTCTGGTTAAATTTTCCCAGAAGAATAGGAGTGGCCCCAGGAAAAAGGTAGGCTAGGAAGAACTCACCGTGTTCCCAAGGTTTCGAAGACCAGCCAGACCCTGGGCACTCTTAGAATTCTGTAagcaaagaacacaaaatatgtAAGAATGAGGCAAAGTGGCTGGCCCTCTGCTGGGCTCTCTCATGCAACTGTCTGCCAGCTGGAGCCATAGCAGCAGGCCACACCTGTTTTCTTTTCAACCTTAGTCCTTGTACCTTGGAGGAAAGAGGGCTGAAGAAGGCTTATTAATTTCAACACACAACAAAAAATGTTCTTCAGGGGTTTTCTTTCTTGTATGTACTACATATTCCCCATCTTTATGTTATTGTAGTGACTGGAGATTAGAACTACAGACTAGGAATTCATATATTAGGGTATTTAAGTCCCAAATCCAGGCCTGTCTCAAATGACCTACATTTAGACTAGATGTCCAATATAAAAAGCAGCTATCCTAACAGGCACTTCAAGGAGCTTATGAAAAGTTAAATGACAAAACACCCAATTAAGTTTCGATATTCAGCTGGGAAAAACTCAAGTCGTCTACCATTCTGAATTGCCAGAGACAGGTGGAATTCCTTCCAGCTGAGCTCAGCTCCTAAGGGCTGATGAAAGGCTGGGAGAATCCTCCCTGCCTGGTTCCTGTTTCAACATCCTGACTGGCCACTGACTGAGAATCCTTCTGATGGCATACTGCAGCCAAGCCGAGGTGAGCACCTGGCTGAAGGTGCCACTCTTGCTCTTGTCTCTATTGTGGAGGTTGGTGAGGGGGCTGGAGAGAGAGCAGGTGCTAGATTGCGGACTCTGAGCATTGTTTGTCAAGGGATCTTGGCTAATCCTGGGCATACCTCCAAAGGAATCAGAAGACCTTCAGCCCAAAGGGTTAAAGAAACAGTTTGCAGGTGAGTCTGCCGCTCCCTCTTTCAGGAAGGGCACCTGGGAGCAGGCAACTCTGGAGCAACACTGGCTGGGGCATGCGTGGGGCCAGCTCAACCCTGATCAGAACAGGAGCCTGAAATAACTCAGCTAAAATTACTCATGCCATGTGCTGACAGCCTCATAGGCTGTCAGCAGCTCAAAGCCCGTGAGATTGTcagttgggggggtggggaggagcaggTTGAAGGAGGGCTTTTCTCAAGAACTGCCTTGCCCATCCCACAAGTAAGAGGATCCCTCCCCTGGCCAGTTGTCAGGTCCAATCCTAACAGGTAAGGGAGAAAATACACCCAGAAGAGAGACCTGATTTAAAACTGGGGCTGGAAAGAACGCCTActggcagcaggtggggtgtgagcATCCTGCTTGCTGGAGATGGCAGGATGCAGCCACAAACAAAATCTGAATTTTACCTCACTGACAGTCTAAACCTCAATGTTCCAGGAAAAGGGCCACCAGAGATGATTCCCCAGGACAGAGATCTTATCAGCATTTTCAGGCAGAATTGATGAAAGATTCCCAGGGGGcccaacaacaactacaacaaaaaggCTACAGAAGTCTCCATGTTGCCCATTTGGAACCAAACTTAAATGTTAAGTGTGCCCACACAGAATGCCCACTCTTACACCTATTTTTGGCAGTGCTTTATTAGCTCTTATCCTCTGTGCCTCAGACGACATCTGTCTAAACAGGCTGTATATgcaaagcattctaccactggggACCATGTCCATATACACCAAAGCAGACCCTCAGCTGAGACAATATCACACCAAGCActagtgggggtggggaaagggacACCAGAGTCATCTGCCTACAGAGGCACTCCTGTTTTCACTCTGACCCAGCAGTGGGAGGTAAAGGAGGGTGTTTCATCTCCCATGGTTACTATTCCTAAGGATCTAATACTTCTGTGGGTCTTgggtggggaaaggagagaggatcCTTTAAGGCATCACTAGACCCCTctgctaattttaatttttcttttttaggatgGGGAGTTGTGCTTTTGTCTAAAATTTCCTGAGTTTAAAACTGCATGCCAATTTCTGAGCACTCTGTGTGGAATGTGGGGGGTAGCAGTAGGGGTAAGAGACTAGGGGAGATCAGGGCTGCTCTATGCCCAGCCAGATATTCTTCTGCCATGAATAGGAAATCAGGAGCTCTAGGGAAAGTCAGCACTTTCCATTCCAGAGAGGAACAAAATGTCCCAGGAGTGACCTTTCTTACAGGGCAAACAATCCTACCTCAGCCTGGCAGGGAGAGTGAGGCTAGAACTTGAGGAGGTGGGATAGAGACCCTGTAAAGGCAGCCTTTTACAGGGAAAGCAGAAGGAAAGCTGTTATGCTGAGACTCATGTGCAAAGAGTTGAGAAAGTTTGGACCCTGTGCTCCCTTACACTAAGCCATCAACAAACCTAGTTTTGACTCTGTAGCAAGCTCTGTTCTAGAGAGCAGATGCCACCTCCAGAGTTGGTAAATAGCACTCCTTTCccagggcaggagccagggcTCAAAGAGCTGTCGCCTGGGTTAATGCAGAGGTGTCATCTTGGGTATGGGGCCTACTGAGGTTTTTGTCTTCATACTGGAGACCCCAGTCTTCATACTGGAGACGCTTACTTTACCTGCGCAGGGAGGGTCAGCCATGAGTCCTGGCTGCAGCCAAGGAGCCCAGTGTGGCCCTGGCACGGGGCAGGACACGCACTGCCAACACGGGAGCTGCTGCCTGTTACATAAGACCTGTCAAGCTCAggccccttctcccttccccaagGGGACGGTGCCCAGCCTCAGTCCCAGCATTACTCAGGGCAGCTGCTTCAATTGAGGGATCCCCTGCCTACTTCCCACACCTGGAGGGCCTGCAAGAGAAAGGAAGTTGCCCCCTTTTACCTGTCTGCAACTCCTCTGCCCTTCACGGGGTCAAAGGACCCCGTCACCAACCCCTGGGAGAGAGCCCTTTGGGAACAGAGTGGGAGGCAGCCCCTTGGACCAGCCTTCCTTGCTGGGGTCTGGCCTTGGAGGAGTCACCCGGCAGAGTCCAGCGTGCTGCCGGTTCCCTCACACACCAGCCCTAGTCAAGGTTACGCTTTCCTGCACCTGTCCTGATAGGTGCCCGGAATTAAGAAACCGAGAGCCACCTGGTGCCCAGGTCACCAACAGGGAGGGTAAGGGGGACTTGGAAGTTGGGACCTGGACAAGGGGAGGGGGCCGCGAGTAAGAGTGTGATCACCTGGGGAGGGGGCATTCCTTGCTGGGAGACCATGGGAAaggaggggtgggggctgggaagaATCCGTCCCCCCCGCCGAGGGGCGCGTGGCGGTCCGGGGACATCCTGGGGAGGAGGCGGGACCCCAGACCCTTGGCGTGGGGGGTCCCGAAAGGGGCCCGCGTACCTTGGCTTTGTTGAGCAGAAGCCCCACGAAGGTGGAGAGCAGCAGGGACGGGGAGAGAGGGGAGCGCGGCCTCAGCTCCTTGGCGAGGGCGGGAAAGGGGGCGGCCGGGGGCTCCTCGGGCAGGGTCACCGTGTACGAGGTGCGCATGCTGGGGGGCGGGCGGCGGGCTCGGCCCCACGTCTAACGTTGGTCAAGGGGGCACGGGGAGTCC is drawn from Urocitellus parryii isolate mUroPar1 chromosome 4, mUroPar1.hap1, whole genome shotgun sequence and contains these coding sequences:
- the Usp2 gene encoding ubiquitin carboxyl-terminal hydrolase 2 isoform X2; this encodes MSQLSSTLKRYTESACYTDVPYAKSGYGTYTPSSYGANLAASFLEKEKLGFKPSPPTGFLPRPRTYGPSSILDYDRGRPLLRPDIVRGSKRAESQTRGTERSSGSGLSGGSGFPYGVTSNSLSYLPVNARDQGVTLTQKKSNSQSDLARDFSSLRTSDSYRTSDGYRIDPGNLGRSPMLARTRKELCALQGLYQAASRSEYLTDYLENYGRKGSAPQVLTQTPSSRVPEVLSPTFRPSGRYTLWEKSKGQAPGPSRSSSPVREALNSKSAQGLAGLRNLGNTCFMNSILQCLSNTRELRDYCLQRLYMRDLSHTSNAHTTLMEEFAKLIQTIWTSSPNDVVSPSEFKTQIQRYAPRFVGYNQQDAQEFLRFLLDGLHNEVNRVTVRPKSNPENLDHLPDDEKGRQMWRKYLEREDSRIGDLFVGQLKSSLTCTDCGYCSTVFDPFWDLSLPIAKRGYPEVTLMDCMRLFTKEDVLDGDEKPTCCRCRARKRCIKKFSIQRFPKILVLHLKRFSESRIRTSKLTTFVNFPLRDLDLREFASENTNHAVYNLYAVSNHSGTTMGGHYTAYCRSPVTGEWHTFNDSSVTPMSSSQVRTSDAYLLFYELASPPSRM
- the Usp2 gene encoding ubiquitin carboxyl-terminal hydrolase 2 isoform X3, whose amino-acid sequence is MRTSYTVTLPEEPPAAPFPALAKELRPRSPLSPSLLLSTFVGLLLNKAKNSKSAQGLAGLRNLGNTCFMNSILQCLSNTRELRDYCLQRLYMRDLSHTSNAHTTLMEEFAKLIQTIWTSSPNDVVSPSEFKTQIQRYAPRFVGYNQQDAQEFLRFLLDGLHNEVNRVTVRPKSNPENLDHLPDDEKGRQMWRKYLEREDSRIGDLFVGQLKSSLTCTDCGYCSTVFDPFWDLSLPIAKRGYPEVTLMDCMRLFTKEDVLDGDEKPTCCRCRARKRCIKKFSIQRFPKILVLHLKRFSESRIRTSKLTTFVNFPLRDLDLREFASENTNHAVYNLYAVSNHSGTTMGGHYTAYCRSPVTGEWHTFNDSSVTPMSSSQVRTSDAYLLFYELASPPSRM